In Alicyclobacillus macrosporangiidus CPP55, a single window of DNA contains:
- a CDS encoding helix-turn-helix domain-containing protein, with the protein MREHHRADEGHEARPVRHFVRNGRVMCPRRGLIDVDVCFYCSYLHQVELDRPGPFITCTSPPPATEAERVAYERLGILELAEAIGNVSEACRERGISRKWFYQLKHRFEQEGLQGLAGRSRRPKV; encoded by the coding sequence GTGCGTGAACACCATCGAGCGGACGAGGGGCATGAAGCCCGGCCGGTGAGGCACTTTGTGCGGAACGGCCGGGTGATGTGCCCGCGCCGCGGGCTGATTGACGTAGATGTGTGCTTCTACTGTTCGTATCTGCATCAGGTGGAGCTGGACAGGCCGGGGCCGTTCATCACGTGCACCTCGCCGCCCCCGGCGACGGAAGCGGAGCGTGTGGCGTATGAGCGGCTCGGTATCCTCGAGTTGGCCGAAGCCATCGGAAATGTCAGCGAGGCGTGCCGGGAGCGCGGGATCTCGCGCAAATGGTTTTACCAACTGAAACACCGGTTTGAGCAGGAGGGGTTGCAAGGGTTGGCCGGCCGCAGCCGGCGTCCGAAGGTATAG